DNA from Sulfodiicoccus acidiphilus:
TGGGATTGTAGCGAAGTTACCCAATGTTATAACGTAGGCCACGTCAATGGCGTTCCCCCCGAGTCCGAGGACTTCCAACGTCACCAGGGTGGAGAGGGGTCCCAAGGCCACGTTAAGGGGAAACGTCATCCACATCCATCCAGCTGTCGTCCTCTTCATAAGCCGTGCACGGAGTGCGTGCTTGTCCCTACGTTCGTTTTAAAAACTACCCCTCGCCATTTAGGGAGACGAAGATTGGAACTACTCCGTCCCCGACCTTCCTGAACTCCGCCGACACTGGTGAGTCGAAGTCCACCTTGCCTTCCACGTTTCCATAGACCCTGAATCCCTCCTCCATCTCCACCACTGCGTACACGTAATCTCTACCGTCCTTGGTTCTAAACCACGTGTAAGAGAACACCTTTCCTCTCCCCGAGCTCCTGCGGATCTCTAGTACCGAACTTCCGCAAGATGGGCACGTCACCCGAGGGTAGTAGAATCTGTGACCACACTTTCCACACTCTAGGAAGGGCAAACTCCCTTCCTCCATCGACTTAGTGTACTCCAGCTTCAGGGAATTAAGGGTCCAGGCCACTAGCAACTTCAGTAATAGAGCTTTAATTGCGTTGCGTTTCCGAAGGGAAAAGAGTCTCGCCCTTCCATTGAGAGTCTAAAAACCTAAACCACTATTAACTTCCCTACGCCTGATCTGTGAGTGATCAACCAGAGATCTCCTTCGAAAGATGCCCTCGAGGGAACTGTAAGTAGGGGGTGTAAAAGCTGATGCAGTCACGCCACGAGTAGACACCCCAGCCGATGAACCAGAGGCGAACCCTTAGGGAGGAAGTCGCAGCGACTTAACTCTTCTTCTGTCCATTTCCAAAGCAGAACTCACCTATCTCTTAAATAAAACTTACATTACCACATGTCTTCAAAGGAAATAAATGTAAGTTATTAGCAAAGAGTTTAAATTTTCGTTTTAGTAGTCCATTCTACCATGACTCAGAAAACTGACGTCGGGGTATCTCAAACCCCCAAAGAAGAGAAGAAGAAGCTCTCGATCATAGTGTTCTCTGGAACGATGGATAGGTTGATGCCAGTTGGAATACTCGCTTCAGGAGCGGCTTCGTCGGGCTACGAGGTTAACTTGTTCTTCACGTTTTGGGGCCTACAGGCCATAACCAAGAAGTCTCTCCAGTCTGCGGGTCCCCAGCAGGGGCCTAAAGTCGACGTCAACTACCAGGAGTTCGGGCAGATGATGGCTCAGAGGATGGTGGAGATGAAGTACCCGTCTTGGCAACAGCTACTCAGGGAAGCTAAGGAAGTGGGAGAGGTCAAGGTGTTCGCTTGCTCTACAAGCATGGGGTTCTTCAACATAAACAGGGAAGACCTAGCTGACTTCGTGGACGACGTAGTAGGCGTTGCCACCTTCCTAGATAGGGCCCAGGGAGGGGAAACACTGTTCATCTGAGGTGAGCAGTTACGTCCCAGTCGTTCAGGGTGACCAAGACCCTAGACGCCAGGGGGATGTACTGCCCTGGGCCAGTAATGGAGACCGCTAAGGCCATGAAACAACTCAACGTGGGAGACGTCCTAGAGATCTTGGCCACAGACCCCGCCGCCAAACCCGACATAGAGGCGTGGGCCAGGAGGACTGGGAACCAAGTCCTCGAGGTCCAGCAGCAGGGGGAGGCGGTGAGGATCCTCGT
Protein-coding regions in this window:
- a CDS encoding Zn-ribbon domain-containing OB-fold protein: MAWTLNSLKLEYTKSMEEGSLPFLECGKCGHRFYYPRVTCPSCGSSVLEIRRSSGRGKVFSYTWFRTKDGRDYVYAVVEMEEGFRVYGNVEGKVDFDSPVSAEFRKVGDGVVPIFVSLNGEG
- a CDS encoding DsrE/DsrF/DrsH-like family protein, producing the protein MTQKTDVGVSQTPKEEKKKLSIIVFSGTMDRLMPVGILASGAASSGYEVNLFFTFWGLQAITKKSLQSAGPQQGPKVDVNYQEFGQMMAQRMVEMKYPSWQQLLREAKEVGEVKVFACSTSMGFFNINREDLADFVDDVVGVATFLDRAQGGETLFI
- a CDS encoding sulfurtransferase TusA family protein, which produces MTKTLDARGMYCPGPVMETAKAMKQLNVGDVLEILATDPAAKPDIEAWARRTGNQVLEVQQQGEAVRILVRKLK